From Saccharibacillus brassicae:
GAAAACGAACAGCGTCGTGAGGATCGCGGCAAAATAAAACCCGGCTCCGACAGCCAGTCCGATCGCCGCGACGACCCACAGCGAGGCGGCGGTCGTCAAGCCGGTAATCGATTTGCCGGTGAACAGGATCGTGCCGGCTCCGAGAAAGCCGATGCCGGAAATAACGGCGGTCGCCAGGCGCGCCGGATCGACCCGGACGCTGGGCTCTTTGACGAAAGCGACGAAGCCGTACATCGACAGCAGCATGATCAGCGCGGAACCGACCGAGACGAGAATATGCGTGCGCAGACCGGCCGCATGGCTCGAACGTTCGCGTTCCCAGCCGATGAGCCCGCCGAGCAGCACGGCGCATACGAGGCGCAGCAAGATATGGGTATTGTCGATCATCCAGGGGTTGGTCATGGGCTTCCTGCTCCTTTTTATGCCGAAAAGATAACGGTCAGTAGGTAGGTCGGGCCGCGTTGCGCAGCCTCATGGTGCTCAATTCGACGCCGGGAGCGATCGATTCGCGCCGAAAAGGGGCGAAGCCGAAACGTCGGTACAATCGCATGGCGGGTTCGTTGCTTGAGCCGGTCGAGACGATATAAGCCGAATAATCCGGATACAGGGCGAAGACGTGCTCGATCAGCCGGGTCGCGATGCCCCGGCGGAAAAAGTCCGGATGCACCATCATCCGGGTCAGCGTCAGCTCGTCCGGCCGTTCTTCCTCGACGGCGACCGCTCCGGCCAACAGCCCGGAGCCGGTCAGGTAACCGTAGAACGTATCGCTGCTTTGCTTGAGCGTCTCCAGCGTATCGGCAAGCGGCGGGATCTCGTCGAAGCCGATCAGCTTCGCTTCGAGGCGATAAGCCGTCGTCTGCAGACTCAGCAGCTCTTCGACTCTTCGTTCGTCCCGCATATCGATCTTTTGAATGGTGTCGGTCATCGCGTCATTCCTCCTCGCTTCTCTCTATCCTTTAACCGAATTTTCGTCGTTCGGTTACGTTCTTCGGCGTCTGCCGCATAAGGAAAGGCGCGTTCGCGAGGCGAACGCGCCTTCTATAGAGCCTGTACGCCGCGACGGGATCAGCTTTTCAGCAGTTCCATAAGCAGCTTGTTGACGAGGCCCGGATTGGCTTTGCCTTTGCTCTGCTTCATGACCTGACCGACCAGGAAGCCGATCGCTTTGTCTTTGCCGGCCCGGTAATCTTCGACCGACTGCGGGTTGGCGGCGACCACTTCCGTGACGATCGCCTGGATCGCGCCTTCGTCGCTGATCTGGACGAGGCCCTGTTCTTCGACGATCTGCTGCGGACGCTTGCCGCTTTGCAGCATTTCCTTGAATACGGTCTTGGCGATTTTGCTGCTGACCGTGCCTTTCTCGATCAGGCCGACCAGTTCGCCGAGGCCTTGTCCGGTCAGCGGAACGGCGTTCAGTTCCAGCCCGCTCGTATTGAGGTGGCCGAGCAGTTCGCCCATGATCCAGTTGGAGACGGATTTGGCATCCTGCGTATGCTCCAGACTCTGTTCGAACAGGTCCGCCAGCGGCTTCGAAGCCGTGATGACCTGGGCATCGTACGCCGGCAGGCCGTAATCGGCGCTGTAACGGGCACGGCGCGCGTCCGGCAGTTCCGGAATGCTGGCGCGGATCTGCTCTTTCCAGTCGGCGCCGATCTCGACGGACACGAGATCCGGGTCCGGGAAGTAGCGGTAATCGTGCGCTTCTTCCTTGCCGCGCATGGAGAGCGTCAGCCCTTTGGCTTCATCCCAGCGGCGGGTCTCCTGCACGACGGCGCCGCCTTCGTCCAGAATGCCGGCCTGGCGAATCTCTTCGTATTCCAGACCGCGCTGCACGCCGCGGAACGAGTTCATGTTCTTCAATTCGGCACGCGTGCCGAGCTGCTCCTGGCCCTGCGGCCGAATGCTGATGTTGGCGTCGCAGCGCAGCGAGCCTTCTTCCATCTTCACGTCCGACACTTCGCAGTACTGCATAATGGCGCGCATCTTCTCCAGATAAGCGCGGGCTTCTTCCGGCGAAGAAATCTCCGGCTCGGAGACGATCTCGACGAGCGGCGTGCCGACGCGGTTGAAATCGACCAGCGAGCCGAAAGCGCCCGTATGCGTCAGCTTGCCGGCATCTTCTTCCAGATGCAGCCGGGTAATGCCGATCCGCTTCGTCTTGCCGCCGACTTCGATATCGATCCAGCCGTGTTCGCCGATCGGGCGGGCCGCCTGCGAGATCTGGTAGGCTTTGGGCGAATCGGGATAAAAATAGTTTTTGCGGTCGAAATGGCTGACGTCGGCGATCCGGCAGTTCAAAGCCGTCGCCGCCTTGACGGCGTACTCGACCGCCTGGCGGTTCAGGACCGGCAGGACGCCGGGATGCCCGAGGCAGACCGGGCAGGTATGGGTATTGGGCGGGGCGCCGAACTCGGTCGAGCAGCCGCAGAAGATTTTGGTCTTCGTGTGCAGTTCGACGTGCACTTCGAGTCCGATGACCGTTTCGTATTGTACGGTGGACATGTCAGGCAGTTCCTCCTCTTACGCGCGCGGATTAAATCTGCGGGCGGCGTTTGTGATGATCGGTATGCTGCTCGAACGCATGCGAGACGCGCAGCACGGTCTGTTCGTCGAACGGCTTGCCGATGATCTGCAGGCCGACCGGCAGGTCGTCTTCGAATCCGCACGGAATGCTGATTGCCGGCACGCCCGCAAGGCTGACGGGAATCGTCAGAATATCGTTCAGGTACATCGTCAGCGGATCGTCCGTCTGCGAGCCGATCGCGAACGCCGTCGTCGGCGCCGTCGGCCCCACGATGACGTCGAACTTCTCGAATACCCGGTCGAAGTCCTGCTTGATCAGCGTGCGGACTTTTTGTGCCTTCAAATAGTAGGCGTCGTAATAGCCGGAGCTGAGCGCGTAAGTGCCGAGCATGATCCGCCGCTTCACTTCGTCGCCGAAGCCTTCGCTTCTCGATTTCAGGTAGAGATCGAGCAGATTGTCCGGATTTTCGGCGCGCACGCCGTAACGTACGCCGTCGAAGCGAGCCAGGTTGGACGAAGCTTCGGAAGACGACAGCAGGTAATAAGCGGCCAGCGCATATTCCGTATGCGGCAGCGACACTTCTTCCCAGGTCGCGCCGAGCGATTCAAGCTTGCGGATCGCCGCCATAACCGATTCTTTGACTTTCGGATCGACGCCTTCGCCCATATACTCTGTCGGTACGGCGATGCGCAGTCCCTTGACGTCGCCCGTCAAAGCGGACACGTAGTCCGGCACTTCGACGTTCGCCGAAGTCGAATCGCGGTCGTCGTGACCGGCGATCGCCTGCAGCACGTAGGCGGAGTCTTCCACGGTCCGGGTAACCGGGCCGATCTGGTCAAGCGAAGACGCGAACGCCACGAGGCCGAAGCGCGAGACGAGGCCGTACGTCGGCTTCAGCCCGACTACGCCGCAGTACGAAGCCGGCTGCCGGATCGAACCGCCGGTATCGGAACCGAGCGAGAAATACACTTCGCCGGCCGCGACCGCGGCGGCCGAGCCCCCGCTCGAACCGCCGGGAACGCGATCGAGGTTCCACGGGTTGCGTACCGGGGCGAAGCTCGAATTCTCGTTCGAGCCGCCCATCGCGAACTCGTCCATGTTGAGCTTGCCGATCGTGACGCTGTCCGCCGCGCGCAGCTTCCGCACGACGGTCGCATCATAGACCGGATCGAAATTGCGCAGGAACTGGCTCGCGCAGGTCGTGCGCAGCCCTTCCGTCACGATGTTGTCCTTGATGCCCGCAGGCAGGCCGAACAGCAGGCCGCGTGCTTCGCCCGCCGCCTTTTTCTCGTCAAGCTTGGCCGCCGAAGCCAGCGCGCCTTCTTCGTCCACTGTCAAAAATGCTTTTACTTGCCCGTCACGCTCCCCGACTGTTTGCAGGGAATCCTTGACCAGTTCGGTCACGGACAGTTCACCGGCATGCAGCCGGTTCTGAATCTCCCGAAGTCCCAAATCGAACAATGTCACTATCGCACCTCCGCGTTGATCGTTAACTAATCGCTTTCTGCCGCCTCAGTCCAGTACCGCCGGTACGAGGAACTGGCCGTCTTCGTCTTCGGGCGCGTTGCGCAGCACCTGCTCGATCGGCAGGCTCTCGCGGACCTCGTCGCTGCGCATCACGCTGTGCAGCGGCAGCACGTGGGTCGTCGGCTCCACGCCTTCCGTATCCAGTTCGTCCAACTTCTCCGCATACTGCAAAATGGCGCTGAGCTGCTCCGCGAACTTTTCTTTTTCAGCGTCGCTTACGTTCAGCCGGGCCAGCTTGGCTACGTGCTCGACCTGTTCCACCGTAATTTTCATCGTATGTTCTCCTGTCGTTTAAAGGGTTAAAGTGCCGAAACTCCCCAACGTCCCCCATTATAGGTGAGCAACCCGCAAAAATCCAGAGGATCGCGCAGGTTGCGCGCTCGCCGAACAGAGCCCGCAAACGGCGCGCCGTCTTCTCCGCAGCGCCCGTATAAAGAAAAAAACCGGCAGCCGCCGGCTTTAGATCCATGCCCGTAAATTGATTCGTTTGATAAATTCCGCTTCGGACATCGGCTCGGCCGATGCTTCGACGTCGTCGGACTCGCGCAGGTCTTCTTCCCGGCCGCCGTTCATGACCTGGTAAAACAGTTTCTCGTTGTGGGTCGCCAGCGCATAATCGATCAGCGCGGCGCGTTCGACTTGTTCGGCTTCGAAGCGCATGACGTTTTCTTCCGGCTCGATATCTTTTTCGGTTACGAAAAAGTTGCGGTTGGCCTGCGGAATCCGCACGATGTAATCGAAAGCGTTATCCGGATTACGGTCGTAGGCAATCAAATAGCCGTGTTCCCCCATAGGAAGGTTCTGCTCAAACACATCCGCGACGATCACGATTTTTTCTCCCAGATGAAGCATGGTTTGTCCCCCTCGGTCGTCATGTACAAAGCCCGGTTGATCCGGGCGTTACCCTCTGTATGGTCCGCTTCTTATGAAAATGAATGTAATTGCAAATGCTTAGCTTATATCGTACTAAAAAAAAGTTTTGCTGTCCACGCCGCGAGCCCGTTAAATCTCGGTTTTATACGAAATTGTCGCTTTAATGTTCCGGCAGGTGCAGGTCCAGGCCCGAAAACGGCTAGACGCGCGGATCTTGGCCGCCGCGAAGCCGCACCAGTCGGTCGTGCCAGGGCTGCGCGACCCGGCCGCCCCGCCATTTGGCCGATTCCCATGTTCGCACGCACACTTCGGCGCGGTCGGGCCCGTATTCCGCCTGCGTTTCCCGAATTTCCGGCCGCTCCGTCGGCTCCTTCGGCAGGAGCGATTCGGCGGCGGACGGTCCCTCTGCCGACTCCTCGCCTGTTTGCGGATTGCTGCGGTTTGTTTCATCCATAATCTTCACGCCTTTCCCGATTTATCGCTGTGTGGCTATTGGATTGCCTGTACAAGCGCGGCTTGGCCCGACACACAAAAAAGCACGCAAACCGAGAATGAATTCTCGGCTTGCGTGCTTCGCAGGCATGGGACGTACGGCAGAGGCGGGCGGCTTCGATCGCGCTACCCGCCCTGCAGGCGCCCTTACACATTAGGTTCGAATGACTTTTCGATAGCTGTATCTTACTCTCGGCCTTCTGCCTTGTCCAGCTTTTTCCATCGCGAATACCCGGGCTTACAAAGCGGGTACGAACGGGTTGTTGATCTTCTCGTGGCCGATTTTGGTCCGCGGGCCGTGACCCGGATAGACGACCGTCTCGTCCGGCAGCTTGTACAGCTTCAACCGGATCGAGTCTTCGAGGTCCCGCTGGCGGCCGCCGTACAGATCGGTGCGGCCGACGCCTTCGCGGAACAGCACGTCGCCGGCGAACAAATCTTTGCCGCACAGGAAGCTTACGCTGCCCGGCGAATGTCCCGGCGTATGCAGCACTTTGAAGTCATGGCCGATCAGGTTCAGCGTCTGGCCCTGGGCCAGCGCGAACTCGGCCGGCTCGGTCACGACGGGACCGCCCAGTTCCGACCACATCGCGGAACCGTTATGCTTGGCATCGGTCAGCCAGTCGGCTTCGAGGTCGTGCAGGTAGACCGGACAGCCTTTGGCCCGGCGCAGTTCTTCGACGCCGCCGATATGGTCGAAATGCGCATGCGTCAGCAGGATCGCTTCGACGTGCAGATGTTCGACCCGGCGCATCAGCGCGGCGGGATTCATGCCGGGATCGATCACGACCGCTTTGAGATCGTCTTCGCCCCGCAGCAGATAGGCATTGGTCTGGAGCGGCCCGAGATTGAACGTTTCGACTCTCAGCATGTTACACCCCCGACAGAAGCGTGCGCAGTTCGTGCACGATCACTTCGTGAATCGACGTGCCTTCGCCGTAACGTTCCATCATCTGCGCCCGCACGACCTTCATGTTGTCCGCATAGTCCGCCGCTTCGCGGTCCGGATTTTCGGCTTTGAATTTGCGCATCAGCTCCTGGACCTTTTCCGGACGCGGCCCCCACTGGGCCAACACTTCGCCTTCCGCGTTCGCGAAAATCACGACGGGAACGGAACGGCCGCCCATCGTCAAATATTCGTCCATCAGGTCGAAGTTTTGTTCCAGAATCAGCACGTCGACCGGAATCTCGGCCGTTTCGAGCACCCGGAACACGACCGGCACGTTGCGCACGACGTCGCCGCACCAATCGGCCGCCAGAATCACGACTCGCAGATCTTCGCGGGCGCGCATGTCTTCGAAGAAAGCGCGGTCGTCTTCTTTTTTCCATGCGAAGTCCCGGTAGCCGCTCTCGAACGTTTCTTTGTTTTGCTGCATCGAATCGATAAAGCCCTGCGGGCTCAAGCCGGTGCCGAATCGGGATTTCAGGTTGGATTTTTGCATGGGAGTCCCTCTTTTCTTGTTGAAATGGAATGTTGGAACGAAGATATCAGAGCGGCTTGCCCGAGCATTTGATCCGAGCGTTGTATCGCAGCCTGTTAAGCGTTCGATTTTTTGCGCCGCGTCAACCAGGCTTTTACGACCAAATACACGAGCAGCAGGAACACCGCGCCCAAGATGATCGGAACGACGTACGGAGCCGCTTTTTCGTCGATTCGTTCCCATTGGCCGCCGAGCTGGTAGCCGAGGAAGACGAACAGGATCGACCACGGAATAACGGCGAGCGTCGTCAGCCACGTAAAGCGCCACGTCGGCATTTTGGCCAATCCGGCCGGAATGGAAATCGCGTGGCGGACGACCGGAATAAACCGACCGCTGAAAATAACGCCGGCTCCGTACTTTTTGAACCATTTTTCGGCGTGGTCGATATGCGATTCCTTGATGAAAATATATTTACCGAACTTGTTCAGCACCGGACGTCCGCCGTAGCGGCTGATCCAATAAATGAACAGCTGCGCCAAGACGCCGCCGATCGTGCCGAACAGCACCGCGCCCCAGAAATTGATCTCGCCCGAGTACACGAGAAAACCGCCGTAAGCCAGCACGATTTCGCTCGGAATGACTTCGACCATCAAGCCGAACATGATGCCGAAATAACCCAAACCTTGAATCCACGCAAACAACTGCGCCACGATATCCGAAATGAAACCCAATGTTTTCCCTCTTTTCGCTGCATGCTTTTCTGTGTAGGCTTTTCTTCAGACTGTCTTTGTCTTGTTCGCTGGAATGCTCAGGCGCCCGACGGAGCCGGCAGACGGTCCTGCAGCGCCTTTTCCAAATACGGAGCCGCTCCGAGAAAGTTTCGGAACGCTTCGTATTCGCGCCAGGATGCCTCCGTATCCGCCACGTCCGCTTTGACCGCGCGGATCAGGATGTTTTTCGGCGTATGTTCCAAATCGATGAATTCGAGCAGCTGCGTCTTGTAGCCGACCAGATCGAGCAGCTTCGCCCGGATCGCGTCGGTGGCAAGCGCGGAGAAGCGCTCTTTGAGAATGCCGTGCGACAGCATCGGCTCCAGCACGTCGCTTTGTACCTGCGCGAACAGCTCATGCTGGCAGCACGGAACCGAGAGAATCGCCGAAGCGCCCCAGCGTACCGCTTTTTCCAGCGCGGCATCGGTTGCCGTATCGCAGGCGTGCAGCGTGATGACCATGTCGACCGCGTCGAATTCGTCGTAGTCGGCGATATCGCCGATGCGGAAATGCAGTCCTTCGTACCGGAGCGTCCGGGCCAGTGATTCGCAGTGTTCGATAACGTCCGCTTTGAGATCGAGGCCGACGACGTTCAGTTCGAACCCTTCCTGCACGGCCAAATAATGATAAAGCGCAAACGTCAAATACGATTTGCCGCAGCCGAAATCGACGATCGTCAGTTTGCGGCCTTTGGGCAGCGACGGCAGGATATCCCGCACCATTTCGAGGAAACGGTTGATCTGGCGGAACTTGTCGTATTTGGCGGCCAGCACGCGGCCTTTGTCGTTCATGACGCCCAGTTCCACCAGAAACGGAACCGGCTCGCCTTCTTCCAGCACGTAGGTCTTTTTGCGATTGTGTGCCAGATCCGGCGCCTGTTTTTTGGTCGGCGGCTTTTGAAGAATTGCCGTTTTGCCTTTTTTGCTGACCAGCACCTGGTAATCGGCCGCAAGCGTATTGAACAGCCCCTGGCGCATGTCGTTCTCCAGCAGATCGGCGATTTTCGATTTGGCGTCTTCCGGCGTTATGTTATCGTGCGTCACCTTTTTGTCGTAATGGTAAGCGAATTGGTAATGCAGATCGTTTTTGAGCAAAAGAGGCTTGATCGCGACTTTGCCGAAACTTTCGCTGTCTTTGCGCCGGGGCTGGCTGATCGTCGCCGATACGAGCCGCCCTTCCGGCAGCACGGATTCCAGCATTTCCTCGATCGTTTGCATGGGTCACTCTCATCCTCTCGGGTTGGGTCCTGCGTATGTTTTCGCCGCAGGGCGCAAGGCCGGCCGGATCGAATCCGGTCGGCCTATTCGCCCTGCAGCGCTTCGATGCCTTCCTGCAGTTCTTCGCGCGTCAATCCGCCGGCCCGCAAAGCCGCTTCGTCAAGCTGCGCGAGGCGCGCATAGAACATCCGGCCTTCTTCGAGCGCGTCCGGGTCGCCTTCGGGACTTGCGTTCAGCATCCGGTACATCGCATCTTCGGCCTGTACGTAGCGCCCTTCGCTTTCTTCGTACAGCAGCGTCAGCCGCTCCGCGTCGGCCGGCAGCCGGTAGCGCTCAAGCCGCTCCGTCAGCTCGGCGATCCGCTGCGGGTAATCGACCAACTCCCGGCTGCCGCCGTTCAGCGCCGCGTATAGATACAGATGCAGCGCTTTGATCCGCACCGCCGCCGCTTCGCCTGCTTCGCCCATATTCTCGCGGATCTCCCCGTTCTCCTGCAGCATGCGCGCCACAAGCTGGAGGCTCTCCGCGTCGACGCCGCCCCGCTGCCGGAACAGCGTGAT
This genomic window contains:
- a CDS encoding thioredoxin family protein; protein product: MQKSNLKSRFGTGLSPQGFIDSMQQNKETFESGYRDFAWKKEDDRAFFEDMRAREDLRVVILAADWCGDVVRNVPVVFRVLETAEIPVDVLILEQNFDLMDEYLTMGGRSVPVVIFANAEGEVLAQWGPRPEKVQELMRKFKAENPDREAADYADNMKVVRAQMMERYGEGTSIHEVIVHELRTLLSGV
- the gatB gene encoding Asp-tRNA(Asn)/Glu-tRNA(Gln) amidotransferase subunit GatB — protein: MSTVQYETVIGLEVHVELHTKTKIFCGCSTEFGAPPNTHTCPVCLGHPGVLPVLNRQAVEYAVKAATALNCRIADVSHFDRKNYFYPDSPKAYQISQAARPIGEHGWIDIEVGGKTKRIGITRLHLEEDAGKLTHTGAFGSLVDFNRVGTPLVEIVSEPEISSPEEARAYLEKMRAIMQYCEVSDVKMEEGSLRCDANISIRPQGQEQLGTRAELKNMNSFRGVQRGLEYEEIRQAGILDEGGAVVQETRRWDEAKGLTLSMRGKEEAHDYRYFPDPDLVSVEIGADWKEQIRASIPELPDARRARYSADYGLPAYDAQVITASKPLADLFEQSLEHTQDAKSVSNWIMGELLGHLNTSGLELNAVPLTGQGLGELVGLIEKGTVSSKIAKTVFKEMLQSGKRPQQIVEEQGLVQISDEGAIQAIVTEVVAANPQSVEDYRAGKDKAIGFLVGQVMKQSKGKANPGLVNKLLMELLKS
- a CDS encoding MgtC/SapB family protein encodes the protein MTNPWMIDNTHILLRLVCAVLLGGLIGWERERSSHAAGLRTHILVSVGSALIMLLSMYGFVAFVKEPSVRVDPARLATAVISGIGFLGAGTILFTGKSITGLTTAASLWVVAAIGLAVGAGFYFAAILTTLFVFLTLLLLNVVEQRYIRGHHTHVVTVRGRTGSGLLEKVSGFMKEREVRIRKMEVHVKDEGTPSVPGQTSSAAEITMHLTSEKQMDPAEMTHQLLRMEGVYSVAIE
- the gatC gene encoding Asp-tRNA(Asn)/Glu-tRNA(Gln) amidotransferase subunit GatC, with translation MKITVEQVEHVAKLARLNVSDAEKEKFAEQLSAILQYAEKLDELDTEGVEPTTHVLPLHSVMRSDEVRESLPIEQVLRNAPEDEDGQFLVPAVLD
- the gatA gene encoding Asp-tRNA(Asn)/Glu-tRNA(Gln) amidotransferase subunit GatA; the encoded protein is MTLFDLGLREIQNRLHAGELSVTELVKDSLQTVGERDGQVKAFLTVDEEGALASAAKLDEKKAAGEARGLLFGLPAGIKDNIVTEGLRTTCASQFLRNFDPVYDATVVRKLRAADSVTIGKLNMDEFAMGGSNENSSFAPVRNPWNLDRVPGGSSGGSAAAVAAGEVYFSLGSDTGGSIRQPASYCGVVGLKPTYGLVSRFGLVAFASSLDQIGPVTRTVEDSAYVLQAIAGHDDRDSTSANVEVPDYVSALTGDVKGLRIAVPTEYMGEGVDPKVKESVMAAIRKLESLGATWEEVSLPHTEYALAAYYLLSSSEASSNLARFDGVRYGVRAENPDNLLDLYLKSRSEGFGDEVKRRIMLGTYALSSGYYDAYYLKAQKVRTLIKQDFDRVFEKFDVIVGPTAPTTAFAIGSQTDDPLTMYLNDILTIPVSLAGVPAISIPCGFEDDLPVGLQIIGKPFDEQTVLRVSHAFEQHTDHHKRRPQI
- a CDS encoding DUF6483 family protein, with amino-acid sequence MLRKDYLTRMIEEMTEAVGSMLGLRREQKNEQALEKLDGLLKRNFRMSEQMLRSLPPEELITLFRQRGGVDAESLQLVARMLQENGEIRENMGEAGEAAAVRIKALHLYLYAALNGGSRELVDYPQRIAELTERLERYRLPADAERLTLLYEESEGRYVQAEDAMYRMLNASPEGDPDALEEGRMFYARLAQLDEAALRAGGLTREELQEGIEALQGE
- a CDS encoding class I SAM-dependent methyltransferase, whose translation is MQTIEEMLESVLPEGRLVSATISQPRRKDSESFGKVAIKPLLLKNDLHYQFAYHYDKKVTHDNITPEDAKSKIADLLENDMRQGLFNTLAADYQVLVSKKGKTAILQKPPTKKQAPDLAHNRKKTYVLEEGEPVPFLVELGVMNDKGRVLAAKYDKFRQINRFLEMVRDILPSLPKGRKLTIVDFGCGKSYLTFALYHYLAVQEGFELNVVGLDLKADVIEHCESLARTLRYEGLHFRIGDIADYDEFDAVDMVITLHACDTATDAALEKAVRWGASAILSVPCCQHELFAQVQSDVLEPMLSHGILKERFSALATDAIRAKLLDLVGYKTQLLEFIDLEHTPKNILIRAVKADVADTEASWREYEAFRNFLGAAPYLEKALQDRLPAPSGA
- a CDS encoding GNAT family N-acetyltransferase, which gives rise to MTDTIQKIDMRDERRVEELLSLQTTAYRLEAKLIGFDEIPPLADTLETLKQSSDTFYGYLTGSGLLAGAVAVEEERPDELTLTRMMVHPDFFRRGIATRLIEHVFALYPDYSAYIVSTGSSNEPAMRLYRRFGFAPFRRESIAPGVELSTMRLRNAARPTY
- a CDS encoding DedA family protein, whose product is MGFISDIVAQLFAWIQGLGYFGIMFGLMVEVIPSEIVLAYGGFLVYSGEINFWGAVLFGTIGGVLAQLFIYWISRYGGRPVLNKFGKYIFIKESHIDHAEKWFKKYGAGVIFSGRFIPVVRHAISIPAGLAKMPTWRFTWLTTLAVIPWSILFVFLGYQLGGQWERIDEKAAPYVVPIILGAVFLLLVYLVVKAWLTRRKKSNA
- a CDS encoding ATPase; the encoded protein is MLHLGEKIVIVADVFEQNLPMGEHGYLIAYDRNPDNAFDYIVRIPQANRNFFVTEKDIEPEENVMRFEAEQVERAALIDYALATHNEKLFYQVMNGGREEDLRESDDVEASAEPMSEAEFIKRINLRAWI
- a CDS encoding MBL fold metallo-hydrolase, producing the protein MLRVETFNLGPLQTNAYLLRGEDDLKAVVIDPGMNPAALMRRVEHLHVEAILLTHAHFDHIGGVEELRRAKGCPVYLHDLEADWLTDAKHNGSAMWSELGGPVVTEPAEFALAQGQTLNLIGHDFKVLHTPGHSPGSVSFLCGKDLFAGDVLFREGVGRTDLYGGRQRDLEDSIRLKLYKLPDETVVYPGHGPRTKIGHEKINNPFVPAL